The following proteins are co-located in the Silene latifolia isolate original U9 population chromosome 1, ASM4854445v1, whole genome shotgun sequence genome:
- the LOC141611998 gene encoding cysteine protease XCP2-like, producing MAIHHFGKFLILSATITLLFAYGIANVDDNNHHDHHFSIVGYKPHDLSCIDKLIRLFESWTERHGKMYHSIEEKLHRFEVFRDNLEHIDETNKKVKNYWLGLNEFSDLTHEEFKNKYLGLKVNTPRSGKASEFSYKDVQIEALPKNVDWRNKGAVTPIKNQGSCGSCWAFSTVAAVEGINQIVTGNLTALSEQELIDCDTENNSGCNGGLMDYAFQYIMGSGGLHKEEDYPYLMEEGTCDISKDLNEMISIDGYHDVPANDEASLIKALAHQPVSVAVDASGRDFQFYSGGVFDGHCGTDLDHGVAAVGYGTSKGLDYVIVKNSWGSRWGEKGFIRLKRSTGKPDGLCGINKMASYPTKKTN from the exons ATGGCAATCCACCATTTCGGAAAATTCCTCATCCTTTCCGCGACAATAACTTTATTATTCGCCTATGGTATAGCAAATGTTGATGACAATAATCATCACGACCACCATTTCTCAATAGTAGGGTACAAACCACACGACTTATCATGTATCGACAAGCTAATTAGATTATTCGAGTCATGGACCGAGAGACATGGCAAGATGTACCATAGTATTGAAGAGAAGTTACATAGGTTTGAGGTGTTTAGGGACAATTTGGAGCATATTGATGAGACTAACAAGAAAGTCAAGAATTATTGGTTGGGCTTGAATGAGTTTTCGGATTTGACCCATGAAGAATTCAAGAACAAGTATTTGGGCCTTAAAGTGAATACACCAAGAAGTGGTAAAGCCTCAGAATTTAGTTATAAAGATGTCCAAATTGAAGCCCTGCCCAAAAATGTTGATTGGAGAAACAAGGGTGCTGTTACACCTATCAAAAACCAAGGATCTTGTG GAAGTTGCTGGGCGTTTTCGACAGTGGCAGCAGTGGAAGGAATAAACCAGATTGTGACCGGAAACTTGACTGCACTTTCGGAGCAAGAATTGATAGACTGTGACACTGAAAATAACAGTGGTTGCAATGGAGGCCTCATGGACTATGCTTTCCAATATATTATGGGAAGTGGTGGACTTCATAAGGAAGAGGACTATCCTTATCTCATGGAAGAGGGTACTTGTGACATCAGCAAG GATTTGAACGAAATGATCAGCATTGACGGTTACCATGATGTACCAGCTAACGATGAAGCTAGCCTCATTAAAGCTCTTGCTCATCAGCCTGTCAGTGTTGCTGTGGACGCTTCTGGTAGAGACTTTCAGTTCTACAGCGGG GGAGTATTTGATGGGCACTGTGGAACCGACTTGGATCATGGGGTCGCAGCAGTGGGATACGGAACAAGCAAGGGATTGGATTACGTAATAGTGAAGAACTCTTGGGGAAGCAGATGGGGAGAGAAGGGATTCATTAGGCTGAAGAGGAGTACTGGTAAACCAGATGGTCTTTGTGGTATCAACAAAATGGCTTCTTACCCTACTAAGAAAACCAACTGA